The sequence below is a genomic window from Lolium perenne isolate Kyuss_39 chromosome 4, Kyuss_2.0, whole genome shotgun sequence.
CACGATGCCGATCCACCAAAAGCAACCCATGGTGTGAAATTGCTATGGTGAGGGAGGGCTCAATATGAAGGACGTATCGGCGATCCCACTGTGGGTTCACGGCGTCATTTGTCATCCACATCACCATCCGCTGCGAAGAGTCAAACTGAGCTAGGCACAATTCACCGTCTAGCACATTTAAGGTGAATTCATCGCCGTCGTCAAGACCAGGGCATGGAGGGTGCATAACAAAGCTAAATACTTCGTCTTTTAAGCAGAAGCGAAGCAATCGGCACTCCGGGGGTGGCATGAGAATAAGCTCGTCGAGGGTCCAAAAAAGAGAGCCTTGGAAGAATGTAGCGGTTTGGTAATCGGAAATAGGGTACGGTGGATCTGCAACGGGGCTCCTCCAGGCTCTGGCAGTTTCAGTGATCGTACATATCTCCATTCCCATGCGGGACAGATCTGATGGATAGGAAAAGAACCGGACAACCTTGTAGTTGTTTGTAGACGGATCGAGACCAAGGCCGACGATGGAGCGGAATATGGAGGATGGCGAGAGCATTTCGCGGGTGCTCTCGGGCAGCGTGAGAAGCTCCCTGGTGGAGGGGTTGAGGACGTACATCTTGGTGTCCGTGGGAATTAGCACGAGTCCGTTGCAATGCCCAAGCATGTAGACTTGCACTGGAGCGGAGTCTCGTTGGAGGTCCAGCGTGTACACGAGCCTCGCGCTGTCTTGACCCTTCTGCCATCGGTATAGTCTGATTTTGTTTGGCTCTTTTTTTGCCTGTAAATCCGGGCTGATCAGGAAGGACGGGTGGCGCTGGTGGTCGGAGAATGAGCGCTGGAGGTGCGTGCTGATGAAGGATCGGCCGGAGATGGTGGCGTGCCAGGTCCTGCACACCGACTTGAACCGCAGGAGCGATCTCACCGGGAGGCGAACGAGGATCTCTGATATAAGGTCACCTGGAATCTCAGGGAGGCGGGTTGGCCTGCATAACCTCTTATGATTTGGCATAAATCCCGTCTTGTTTGTGGTCTTCATGTACATTGTAGCGTACAATGAACACAAATAAACAGTACGATTGTGCTGGAGCGCGTTGCTGGGTGCAAAGATATAGGCACGGAGATCCTAGACTGGATCGGGCTCGGTTTCGAAGTTCGAACCGGGAGATTGCTGGTTGAAATAGAAAGCTGATCCTGTCTTTTGAACGGAGAAAGTACTGACGGGAGCAACTTGCCTCTCCGCCTCGTCGGCCGTCTTACGGCTGATTTGCCGCTGCCCACCTTGGCAGATTCCTCACCTACGCCGCTGAGATTCCTACTGACGTCGTTGCGGAAAGAAGAGTACGAAACGCAGACCGTTGGAGATGTGCGCATTCAGATCCGTAGCTAGCAAACCGAGTCCAAAACGCTCACGTGTTCCCATGTCGATCGAGCGAGAACGCAACCACACCGGAAACGATCGATCGGCGAGCTACACGTTTCCTGCGCTTGATCGGTCACCGACGTGGGTACCGGGCGGGCGGGCGGATGGATGGATCCGCTTCCGATCCATACAGTTAATTAATTCGTGGAATCATTGACAGCTGTCCCTCAAACGCAGCACGCACGGCGGCATGCGCGCCCGAGTTAATCAACTTGcctaattcgcaaaaaaaaaaaagagttaaTCAACTTGCCCATTCAATTCACGTACGCGCGGTGAGTCGTCCATATCTCTCTCTCGTCACGTTTCCGCTCGCTCGCACGACCAATCCAAGGACCCGTTCGTCTTGATATTTTTTTTTTTGGGCTCTCCCTCGCCTCGCTGTACATCGATCAAGCGTACTAGCAACCAAGGAGACGTGTTTCTTATGGGTCTGATCGATCCCTGACGTTTTCATGTACAGTacaaacaacaacaagaagaaaatGAACAGGTCAAATCGGTGGGCTTAATTTTTCGTTGCATTCGAAAACTAAACACCAGTACTGTACATTAATTACCAGCTAGCTCACTTCACACGCGCGCGCAACGAAACCCTGTTTTGGCTGAacttgttttttatttatttatttgttcGCTGCCTGAACTTGTTTTCGATTGCACATGAAATAGAATTCATGTacaaacaacaacaagaagaaaatGAACGCCATATAGAACAGCATATTTTTTAAAAAGGCGCGCGGAATTGCATTTCATTTCTATAGTTCATGCGTAAATTCAACTACATTTACACAAAAAGCAAGCCGAATTAGCAAATTTCGAGCAAAAGATCTGCCGCCACGGCAACCTAGAACACAAAATCGGCTCCGGGATACTCACCGGAGCCCTGTACCATGGCGGCGGCGCGTCGGAGTGGCCACGTCACTCcgtgtcgctgccgacgtcgacaAACACCCGGCCCTGCTAATCCGCGATGTGCCGCAATTCGTCGGCCTTGTCCGCGTCGCCCTAGCTCGAGCGCAAGACGAGGCCAACCACCGTGTCGAGGTCGCGCTCCTCGATGAAGTCGCCCAGCGCGAGCCTCGCGTTCACGCCAAGCTGCGGGAGGAAGCGCTCCAGCTACGCGTTGTCGAGGTAGTCCCCGGGCACGAACTGCGGATGCGCGCCGCGTCGAACTTGATCTTCTCCACCTCTGTCTTCTCGCCGGCGGAACGAGCGGTGGAGCTTCCGCCGCGGCCTATCTGGCCGTCCCCGCGCTCATGCCCCGCCACCATCGTTGCCGGCGGGAGGTGGGGACGCTCGATCTACACGCGGCCTAGTCGATTGCTCCCCACGGTTGTCGGCCGTCTAGTCACACTCTCAAGTCTAGCTAGGAGAATCGTGATCGATGATGGGTGCATGTGACTCAACTAGCTAGTTGGTATAAGCAAGACCATGCTAGTACAACAATTGATGATATATTGGGAAAATATCTAGTGATACCACACATTCCATGATATCGTACTATACCACTTCTGAAAATTTCAGATTTATAAGTGTAAAAAAAATCAAAGTAAATTTTGGGGTGTGTATAAGTCCTCTCAAATTTCCGTAAATTCCACAACAAAAAATCAAAGTAGATTTATAAGTCCTCTCAAATTTCCGCAACTTCCATAACAAAAACCGAAATACACAAAGAAACAAAAAAGGACAAATTGCAATATGAATAGTGTCAAtttgttttttgtcttttttgacaCTATTCATGTTGGATTTGTCTTTTTTATTTTCCTCCGCGTGTTTTTTGAATTTGGTTTTGCAAATTCTATAGAGTGTAAGCACACATGAATTGTGGACTATATTTACCCATGTACAATTGATGACATGCATGCAAATAAATCCCATCCCTTTTACCGATGCGTCGCTTGATTTACTTTACTCCAAATCAAGTACTGCTACTACTcaggtcaaaaaaaaaaagtactgCTACTACTCTAGCTGGTGGCAGGCACGCGGGGTATTATTGCCGGAGAACCATGGTATAGTCGATTCGTCTACAATACGCACGCGCAAAGCAACCCAGCGCTCGCGATCCCTTTTGCGCCGCCCGATTCCGGCTGGCTCCGGCGATGGCTCGCGCTGCTGAGCCCCTCCCCGACACCACTTCCTCCTTCTCCACCAACTACATGGCGAAGAATATTCGATCTGCAGCACCCCCGACGAGTCCTAGTCCGTGCGCTCGATCCTGGCTACCCAACTCCCGATGCAGCTCGCCGCCCCGGTGAACAGATCACCCCGCGCGCCGGCTGGGACCCCAACGTCGGAAGGGCCGCCTCCCTGGGTCCCCTCCTCCGGTGGGGACGAGTATGGCGACGCAAAATTGTACGGCCACCGGCCACGGCCGGTGGGAGGAGCGGGGCCAGCAAATGCTCGAGGTGGCGGGTCTGATGCCGGCGTTCACGGGGAGCTTTTGTCGCCGACTTCCCCGACCACCTCCCCGAGATGCCGCCCGCCACCACGCCCCCGGCCTCCTGCCCCCGGCCACCGCTCCGAACTGCCGCTGACGGACACCTCCCCAACAAGCTGTCGAGTGAGCTCCTATTCCCCTCCTGCATCAGTtcttgccaaaaaaaaaaaaatcgttcttctttttctctttgaGTTGATTAATTATGTAGGGGCTTGACCTTGTTTTATGCAATTTTCAAGTATTAACAACAGAGAGCAATTTTATAATACCCTGGTACTCCACCTGGGTGATAAGGAGTATCGGTCAAATCTATTCGTTGATCCATAGGGGTATTTTATGGTTATTAAAACAATCTTCTtctgacgaggaagaccatgcaGTACTACAGTCTATAGTATCAATCGTATGAATTGTGTACAGCGAAACACATGCTTATGTTTCAAGACGGCAGCGGTGGTAACTCCGGCATCGAACGACGTGGCTAACTTTCCGTGCATTGGGGTATTTTCGGCGATAACTCCTTCGAGTACCAGTAATCCTCTACCATTGGATCTCAAATAATAGACGGTTAATAATAATTTAGGGGCACCGTAAATGTGCTCACAACGTAAGATGTTTTTCTAGCTCTCTCTGTCTATGTGGTGATGCAGTGATGAACTTAGTGTCCGTGCAGATGAAGTACATCTGTCCTCAAAAATATCTGCAAAGCATTACATAGGTAACATGAATACGATTCTTGTAATGTGGGATTCTGGGCCAGTTTCCTTCCTTGATGACGAAATTATCATTCTAAAGGAAAAGCTTGAGAATCTTTTCTGTTCTTGATTTGATTTTGACTCCTGAAACATGAGTCAAATCCAAATGTTCGTTAGGAAACTTTGTGTGTCTTCTCTTTTCAATATTTATCTCTGTTTTGTTAGTTCAACCACATAAAAGACTTACCTTTAAGAGTGTGCTAAGTTGACTTCAAAATCATACGTGCATGCCTTTTAATATTTATAGTTTACTACATGTTGTGGATGAAGTCCTTGAAATTTAGCTCGCTAGATAATTTGATAAGTGCATCTGTTGGATAAGATGCTAGAATTTTATGGTACATGCACATCAATCTAATCTAAAACTGTTTACTAGGCGAGATTAATGTGTTGATATTAT
It includes:
- the LOC127347091 gene encoding F-box protein At1g11270-like produces the protein MYMKTTNKTGFMPNHKRLCRPTRLPEIPGDLISEILVRLPVRSLLRFKSVCRTWHATISGRSFISTHLQRSFSDHQRHPSFLISPDLQAKKEPNKIRLYRWQKGQDSARLVYTLDLQRDSAPVQVYMLGHCNGLVLIPTDTKMYVLNPSTRELLTLPESTREMLSPSSIFRSIVGLGLDPSTNNYKVVRFFSYPSDLSRMGMEICTITETARAWRSPVADPPYPISDYQTATFFQGSLFWTLDELILMPPPECRLLRFCLKDEVFSFVMHPPCPGLDDGDEFTLNVLDGELCLAQFDSSQRMVMWMTNDAVNPQWDRRYVLHIEPSLTIAISHHGLLLVDRHRVFQYDFQSQKTEDVARLDGLKYDGPGSSTIKYVHRCTCFVDVVPCIESLIAIDSAV